One window of Candidatus Hydrogenedens sp. genomic DNA carries:
- a CDS encoding response regulator, with protein sequence MPTKKEKILIVDDELIIRELLFDLLTDEGFFVELASDGETALKIIRDDSEIAVLFTDIIMPKMDGIMLIHKARELNPGIVPIIMTGYATIETARAAVKEGAYDYVLKPFNISEIKTVVNNALERNRLIQENARLKEITELFKISENISAIRDEEQLFRFILNAALEHTQAKRGSILEVVEDGKYLKVVASTGLPSEMNGKTIPVDFKTISGMVVKNLEPLLIEDITQNPNLQNFLIGLKNKSFISVPLQRKKSEFMESHPLAINEQDVIAVLNVTDKSDGEVFSETDLKVLKIIANHGASAIENARLIHEIESAQREIVFTLGEIVETRSRETGSHVKRVAEYSKLLALKLGLSNKEAEILRLASPLHDVGKVGIPDAILNKPGPLTPSEFDVIKTHTTIGYDMLSKTKGVVLQSAAIIALEHHERFDGNGYPNGKKGKDIHIFGRIVGIADVFDALGVERVYKRAWTLDEIKEYFGEQRGKQFDPDLVDVFFSNIEEVLQIRERFPEKD encoded by the coding sequence ATGCCAACTAAAAAAGAAAAAATTCTAATAGTTGATGACGAATTAATTATTCGTGAATTACTTTTTGACCTTTTGACAGATGAGGGTTTTTTTGTAGAATTAGCATCAGACGGAGAAACTGCCTTAAAAATCATTCGTGATGATAGTGAAATTGCCGTCCTATTTACAGATATTATAATGCCTAAAATGGATGGTATTATGCTGATACACAAAGCAAGGGAACTTAATCCAGGTATTGTCCCTATTATCATGACGGGATACGCAACCATAGAAACAGCAAGAGCCGCAGTAAAAGAAGGGGCTTACGATTATGTATTAAAACCCTTTAACATCTCTGAAATTAAGACGGTGGTAAACAATGCCCTGGAACGCAATCGTCTTATTCAGGAAAATGCCCGTCTGAAAGAAATTACAGAACTATTCAAGATTAGTGAAAATATATCTGCTATAAGAGATGAGGAACAACTTTTTAGGTTTATATTAAATGCAGCACTGGAACATACTCAGGCAAAACGAGGTTCTATACTTGAAGTTGTTGAGGATGGAAAATATCTTAAAGTTGTTGCCAGCACCGGTCTACCTTCAGAAATGAATGGGAAAACCATTCCTGTGGACTTTAAAACCATTTCAGGAATGGTTGTTAAGAACTTAGAACCGTTACTAATTGAAGACATTACTCAAAATCCGAATTTGCAAAATTTTTTAATTGGATTAAAAAATAAATCCTTTATTTCTGTTCCTCTACAGCGGAAAAAATCAGAATTTATGGAGTCCCATCCTTTAGCAATTAATGAGCAGGATGTAATTGCGGTTCTTAATGTCACAGATAAATCTGATGGTGAAGTTTTTTCAGAAACAGACTTAAAAGTATTGAAAATTATAGCCAACCATGGTGCCTCAGCCATAGAAAATGCCCGATTAATTCACGAAATAGAATCCGCACAAAGAGAAATTGTATTCACATTAGGTGAAATTGTAGAAACTCGTTCTCGGGAAACAGGAAGCCATGTAAAAAGGGTGGCAGAATATTCTAAATTATTAGCATTAAAATTGGGTCTATCCAATAAAGAGGCAGAAATTCTTAGATTAGCATCACCTCTTCACGATGTTGGAAAAGTAGGAATACCTGACGCAATATTAAATAAACCTGGACCCTTAACGCCTTCAGAGTTTGATGTAATAAAAACACATACTACCATTGGTTACGACATGTTAAGCAAAACGAAAGGGGTCGTATTACAATCTGCGGCTATAATTGCATTAGAACATCACGAACGCTTTGATGGAAATGGCTACCCCAATGGCAAAAAAGGGAAAGATATACATATTTTTGGAAGAATCGTAGGTATAGCCGATGTGTTCGACGCTTTAGGAGTAGAGCGAGTATATAAAAGGGCATGGACTTTAGATGAAATCAAAGAGTATTTTGGAGAACAACGAGGTAAACAATTCGACCCTGATTTAGTAGATGTATTCTTCTCTAATATTGAAGAAGTATTACAAATTCGTGAGAGGTTTCCTGAAAAAGATTGA